The Micromonospora sp. Llam0 genome includes a window with the following:
- a CDS encoding DUF1996 domain-containing protein, translating into MEPRKSRGRRAVDSRTVRGVTVAVATVALGATAVVTFVSGGGRNSASAGSIPAASVRIEEVAPNVVEVAAGPNGSTGVFTVDCGTNGNGKFSSDNPVAQPGISNGAEHLHDFVGNLAINANTSDEALAASGTTCRNGDRSSYFWPVVRIDRSPRSGVGDVGTPTVSCPPARDRMPSIPPAAYGNVQRALGELDRQIAEANARLAGSQGVDARRNNEVLSWLRARRAGTLRQVAGELGQFGARPTGLMSLVDCAVSYDALHAGHSTDGRTQANPMVECPTVRDRLPAVPAQAAAEVDQNLNLLDRQIAEANERLLTTAGEGGPNFAQNAIVGPLRDKRRATLDRIEIAIGRHAARPTGLTQLASCTLLGPGSGDNSGSGDNGGDGGDNGGAGDGADGPDAAPSALPVPSGPDLELPGNTGGIVRPAEVLIEYRGNPVSKVTPMPRFLRALTGESKPTSRGPGNARESWTCSGFTDRLSDKYPICPKGSQVLRVHDFPGCWDGVNIDSDNHRSHLSFADATTGACPTGFVAIPQLRITIAYYIPRDVQFKGQYLLDSFPEEDHNPFSDHNDFINVNSEKQMRKIAKCINAGRSCR; encoded by the coding sequence ATGGAACCAAGGAAGAGCCGGGGCCGCCGGGCCGTCGACAGCCGTACGGTCCGCGGCGTGACCGTGGCGGTCGCCACCGTCGCCCTCGGGGCAACCGCCGTCGTGACCTTCGTGTCCGGTGGCGGCCGCAACTCCGCGTCGGCCGGGTCCATACCGGCCGCCTCGGTCCGGATCGAAGAGGTCGCGCCGAACGTCGTCGAGGTGGCCGCTGGGCCGAACGGCTCGACCGGCGTGTTCACCGTCGACTGCGGCACCAACGGCAACGGCAAGTTCAGCTCGGACAACCCGGTGGCCCAGCCTGGCATCAGCAACGGCGCCGAACACCTGCACGACTTCGTGGGCAACCTCGCGATCAACGCGAACACCAGCGACGAGGCGTTGGCCGCGTCCGGCACGACCTGCCGCAACGGTGACCGGTCGTCGTACTTCTGGCCGGTGGTGCGCATCGACCGTTCCCCCCGCTCCGGCGTCGGGGACGTCGGGACGCCGACGGTGTCCTGCCCACCCGCCAGGGACCGCATGCCGTCCATCCCACCGGCCGCGTACGGCAACGTGCAGCGGGCGCTCGGCGAACTCGACCGGCAGATCGCCGAGGCGAACGCCCGGCTCGCCGGCAGCCAGGGAGTCGACGCCCGGCGCAACAACGAGGTGCTCAGCTGGTTGCGCGCCCGTCGGGCCGGGACGCTCCGCCAGGTCGCGGGTGAGCTCGGCCAGTTCGGCGCCCGACCGACCGGTCTGATGTCGCTGGTCGACTGCGCGGTCAGCTACGACGCCCTGCACGCCGGGCACAGCACGGACGGTCGGACGCAGGCCAACCCGATGGTCGAGTGCCCGACCGTACGGGACCGGCTGCCGGCCGTACCGGCGCAGGCAGCGGCCGAGGTCGACCAGAATCTGAACCTGCTCGACCGGCAGATCGCCGAGGCCAACGAACGGTTGTTGACCACGGCCGGCGAGGGCGGCCCGAACTTCGCCCAGAACGCGATCGTGGGGCCGCTGCGCGACAAGCGGCGGGCCACCCTCGATCGGATCGAGATCGCGATCGGTCGGCACGCGGCGCGGCCGACCGGGCTGACTCAGCTGGCGTCCTGCACCCTGCTCGGGCCGGGCAGCGGCGACAACAGCGGATCCGGTGACAACGGCGGCGATGGGGGCGACAACGGTGGGGCCGGCGACGGAGCCGACGGCCCGGACGCCGCACCGTCGGCGCTGCCCGTCCCGTCCGGCCCGGACCTGGAGCTTCCCGGCAACACCGGCGGCATCGTCCGGCCCGCCGAGGTTCTCATCGAGTACCGGGGCAACCCGGTCAGCAAGGTGACCCCGATGCCCCGGTTCCTGCGGGCGTTGACCGGTGAGTCGAAGCCGACCAGTCGTGGCCCGGGCAACGCCCGCGAGTCCTGGACCTGCTCCGGCTTCACCGACCGGCTGTCGGACAAGTACCCGATCTGTCCGAAGGGCTCGCAGGTGCTGCGCGTCCATGACTTCCCCGGCTGCTGGGACGGGGTCAACATCGACAGCGACAACCACCGGTCGCATCTGTCGTTCGCCGACGCGACCACCGGCGCCTGCCCGACCGGGTTCGTGGCCATCCCTCAGCTGCGGATCACCATCGCCTACTACATCCCGCGTGACG